DNA sequence from the Sphingomonas taxi genome:
GCCGCGCCTGGGTCTACGCGCTGGCCGCGGCCGGCGAAAAGGGCGTCACCCACATGCTGCAGCTCATGGAAGCGGAGATGCGCGTGGCCATGGCGCTGACCGCGCGCACGACGATCGCCTCGCTCGACCGCAGCGCGCTGGTCCGCTGACGGCTTGGTATCGCGGGGCCAGTCTTATATGGGCGACGCCATGACCAAGGCTGCTCCGACATTCGTACCCCGCCGCGGCCGGCCGACGGCCAAGCAGGTCGAGGCGATCGACAATGCGCTGATCGCCACCGCGCGCCGCCATTTTCTGGAAAACGGCTTCGATGCGGTCGCGATGGAAGCGATCGCCTTCGAACTCGGCGTGTCCAAGACGACGCTATACGGTCGCTTCCCCTCGAAGGAGGCGCTGTTCCACGCGATCGTCGAGGATGCGGTCGCGCGATGGTCGGCGGAGGCGTCCGAGGCCGATAGCGAACTGACCGACGACATCGACCAGCGGCTGCGCCACCATGTCCGCGTCATCGCCCGGTCGCACGACAATCCCGAGGTGCAGGCGTTCCAGCGGATCATCGTTTCGACCGCCGGCCGCTTTCCGGAACTCGCCAAATCGATGCACGACGTCGGCTCGCTCTACATCATCAACCTGATCGCTCGGGACATCCGCGACGCCGCCGCAAGAGACGGCATTCCCGCGCGCGATCCGGAAAGCATCGCCACGCGCATCGTCGCGTCGATGACGGGCTGGTATCTCCAGCAAAGCCTGATCCGGACCGTCAGCAACGCGGAATTCGACGCTTACGGCGAGCGGACGGTGGACATCATCATGGCCGCCCGCGCGATCTGGTGACCGGGCGGTCATTGACATAGATACGGTACCGTACGATATAACTGTTGGCAGCCCCGACGCTGCGTGATGAGAGGATATCTATGCGTACGTTGATGGCAGCTGCCGCCCTTCTTCTGGCCCCCGCGACGCTCGTGAACGCGCAGGCCGCCAAGCCGCCCGCCGCGTCGGCGACCGCGACGACGGCCCATTATTCGACGTCGACGACCGAGATCGGTACGCTGCTCGACGATCCTGCCGCCAAGGCGGTGATCGAGAAGCACGTCCCGGGGATGACGACCAACGACCAGATCGACATGGCGCGGGCGATGACGCTGAAGGACATCCAGCAATATTCGCCCGATGCGGTGACCGACAAGGTGCTGGCAGCGATCGACGCCGACTTCGCGAAACTGCCCGCCAAACCGGCCGCAGCGGCGAAGTAACGCCTGACCCTTATCCGATGCCATGGGCTGCCGAGACATCATCGGCAGCCTTTTTTTTGGCGCCTGCTGATCCGCTCGGGCAGTATCGACCATCCGGTGGCCGATGCATTGACAGCGGCCGCGCAGCAGGCGTCATTGGCGATCTACGCGCAACGCCATCCGAAATGGGTGTTCCGGTATTTGCCCCGGTTAGCCGGGCAAGCCCCGTAGATCGGGAAATGTCGCGTATCATCGACGGTAAGTGGCGGGCCACGCCAGACCCCGATGAGCACTACGTCTACGCCATAGCCGTCTAAATCCCTCCCCAGGGCGTCGTTCCTGTTTCTAATGAGGTACGACGCCTCAACTCAGTCCCTCGGGCGGAGGACAAATCCGATAGGCGGGTTTCGAATTTTGAGCGTGCGATAGTAGCCGCTTGCCGCAGTGCTGCCATCGCGCAAATGATGGTTGATCGGGATGAGCATGGGCTGTCAGGTCCATCTCTCGCGAGTTCGGCCGCAAGATGCGGGAGGCCGGCGATCTTCGATCGTGGCAGGATCACACCGGGTCACGAACAGAAGCACCATGAATCCTGAAGCCGCCGTGTGACGCGCGCCTGCCAGCACGCCACCGGATATCTGGAAGGGCTGGACAGCCGCCCGGTCACAACGACTATCGGCCCTGCCGAACTGCCCCGCCGCCTCAACGTCGAGCTGGGGGCCGTCGGCACGCCTGCGATATCAGTCAGATTGTCGTCGACGGCGAGTTCTACGCGGACATGCGGGTGTTCGGCGAGGAAGGACCTCGTGGACCGCTTTTTCGACCGAGCCAACGGCGCCTTGGCTCTGCGGCACGATGCGCGCCTGCTTCATTCGAAGTCGCGCCCGGAAGCTTGGGAGACTTGGAGCACGTGCAACGGTGTGGCGCTCCCGGTTAGGCCATGGCAAATGTTGGAGCACGTCTATCTCATTCTGCAAGCGGCGGCCGCCGGCCTCGGCGTCGCGATGGGATGGTGGCACATGGCACGCGATGAGATCGCCAGCGGCGTGCTGGCAGCACCAATCGGCTTCGTGGCCGATGGATCGCGCTATCTGCTGCTGTCGTCGGAAGCTGCGTCACCGCGTGTAATTCGATCGCGCGAGGCGTTGCTGGATTGGATGCACCGCTTCGGCTGACAGTGGTATTGAGCGTACAATGCGAGCATTCAAGATCGACACTTTTATATGTCGACCTTCAAGTATATTCCTGAGGCAACCTATGCCCGATACGGATTTATATGTCCAAAACGCCGTCGGCAGATCAAATATTGGTTAGGAATTATGCCTCCATTAGAGTGATTTGGAATCATTAAAAGGCGGTAGCGTCAATTATGAACTGATCGTAGCTACTCATCCGTCCTGCAAGTTCGAGCAGATTTCGAAGTCCTAGACCTCGGTTGTGTGGAGACCAGACTACCGAGCAGGAGAGTGTTTCCGGCTCGTCGAAGATTGGCCGAAATATCACACCGGAAGTATGAAGAAGCGTTTTCGCCTCGCCGACAATGCTCAAACCATACCCCTGCGCGACCATCGTCATCAGTGTGATGTGCTCGACGTCGAAGCGCCGGATGGACATATCCACTGCCGCGCCGGCGAGGCGCATAATGATATGGTCGTGCACCTGCTGCCCGGCGCCTCTGTGCCGAACGATGAATGCTTCGTTGGCAAGTTCGGCCCATGTCACGCCCGCTTCATCCGCAAGTCTATGGTGTGCGGGCAGCGCGACGAGAAGCCGTTCGCTCCACAGTCTGCGTGCATGGCAGTCGGGAAACGCCGGTGAACCTGCCACGAAGGTCGCATCCAGCCTGTCCGCTCGAAGCCGCATCACGTTCTCGCGCGCGGCCCCCTCAATGATCTCTACCTCGATTCCTGAATGCTGCTCCCGGTAACGCTCGATCAAGGTGGCTAGGAAGCTCCCTTGGATGAGTGCGTGGACGCCGACGCGCAGGCGACCGTGCTCCCCGCGCGCCACCATGCTGGCGGTCCTGACTGCCTGGTCGAGTTGATCGATGCCGACACTCACCCGCTCGACGAAATGCCGGCCGGCTTCCGTCAGGCGGACACCTCGCGCATGACGCTCGAACAGGAGGATGCCCAGGGTTTCCTCCAGCGCTTTGATGCGTGCGCTGACGCTGGACTGGCTAACTCCTATTGCGCTCGCGGCGTGGCGGAAGTTGAGATACTCTGCAACGGCAAGCGTTTGCACGAGTGACGCAAGCGGGATGCGCGATCCAAGTAGCGCTGGGGCTCTCATGGGTGCGGTTGAACGGCGTCGCCGCATCGAAATCAGCGAGCCAGAAGGTCGGTTATGGCCTGCTCGATGAACTTGGTGTCCGCATCGTTAAGACCTTCGCCCGCGACATGGCCCCAAGCCGATTCCAAGACGCGCAATTCCGCCCGCGATATCCGCGCGGCCTCGGCGGCGGCATCCTCGACCGGAAAGTAAAGGTCGCTCGACGAAGGCATGACGATCGTGTCGGCACCGATCGCAGACAGCGCTTTGTCGAGATCGCCGTGATAGAGAGGATTGGCACCGACATCCGCGTGCTGCCCGGTCCAGAGCTGGGCGAGCAGATTGTTGGCGTCGCGCTTCAAGAACCAGCCTTCCCAGAAATCGACGAGGAAGTCGTCGATGGAGGCATAGCCCAGCGCACTTTCGTCCAGCCTTTCGCGGAAGAAGGCTGGCGAGAAGCCCCATGCTGCATAGATGCGGGCGGCCACCCGCAAACCGCGCTGGGGCTGCCGAACGTAGAAACCTTCCCGGAAGTCCGGGTCCAGCTCGATCGCGGCACGCACGCTGTCGAAGAACAGGTAGAAGTGGCGGGGGAGCTGTCAGTTTAATGCGGACGCGTCTCGGCAGGCTGGAGCTGGTCTTTTGAGGGCAAACCTTAGCTGACAAGCGCCTGCCACTCCGCCAGCGCGGCGGAGCGTCGCTCTCGATAGGCTTGTCGGTCGATGAGGTGTCGTTCCAGGCTGAAGTGGTTGTGGACGTTAGCGTGCACAGAGGCGAACTTTTGCAGCGTCTTCATCTGCCGGAACCTCAGCATCGCCCGCTCTCGTCGTCGGAACGCCAAGTGGCTGTTCTCAACCCGGTTGTTGGCCCAGCGACCCACCTCCTGCCGATCGCGGCAGCCCAGCTCATTCATCGCAGCGCCGTAGCTGCGCAGGCCGTCGGTGGTGATCTTATCTGGCGATCCATGACGCTTGAGCGCTTTCCTCATGAAGGTCAGCGCTGCCGCCTTGTCACGGGCCTTGGTGACGTAGCTTTCTAGCACCTCGCCTTCATGATCGACCGCCCGCCACAGGTAGACCATCTCGCCATTCAGCTTCACGTACATCTCGTCCAGGTGCCAACGCCAATGGCGAAAGCCGCGCATTCGGCTCACCCGCTGTTGGCGGATATCGCTGGCAAATATCGGCCCGAACCTGTTCCACCAGAGGCGCACTGTCTCGTGGCAGATGTCGATTCCCCGCTCGAACAGCAGGTCCTCTACGTTCCGTAGCGACAACGGAAAACGCACGTACATCAGCACCACCAACCGGATCACCTCAGGTGACGAGTTGAAGTAGCGAAACGGGCTGGCGGGCTTGCGCGGGCGGGGCATATGCCCGCCCTACCCGCTTTCAATTACCAGCCGGTGCATTTGCTTTGACGGAGCCTGTAGCCGGGATCAGCGCGGGCCGGGCGGTCGTTAGCTGTCTTAAGAACGATAATGGAAAGAGGACGTGACAGGGTTCTGAAAACTCATAGGTGTTGTCGAACAGGGGGATGAGAGCGGAGCATATTGAGGCATGAAGATGATCGGCCTGATCGGTGGCATGAGCTGGGAAAGTTCCGCCGCGTACTACCGCATCGTCAACGAGGGAGTGCGGGACCGGCTCGGCCCGACCGCATCTGCCCGGTGCCTCCTGTGGTCATTCAATTTCGCAGAAATCGAGGATTTGCAACATAAGGGCGATTGGCCGGGCCTGACGACGCGTATGGTCGACGCGGCACGGCGCCTTGAAGCGGGCGGTGCGGGCGTGCTGCTGATCTGCACTAATACCATGCACCGTATGGCGTCCGACGTGCAGGCGGCGGTGAGCGTGCCCCTGCTCCATATCGCCGATCCCACAGCCGAACGCATAAAAGCGGCCGGCTTCAGGAAGGTCGGACTACTCGGTACCGCGTTCACAATGGAACACGCCTTCTACAAGGGACGGCTCACCGATCAGCACGGTCTTGATGTCATCATTCCGAATGAAGAGGATCGTGCCATTGTACATCGCATCATCTATGAGGAACTGGTCGCGGGTAAGGTCCTGCCGTCATCCCGTGAGGATTACCGCGCGATCATTGCCAGACTGGTCGAGAATGGCGCGGAGGCGGTGATCTTGGGATGCACCGAAATCATGTTGCTGATCCAACCGGAAGACAGTCAGGTGCCGATCTTCGACACTACCGCTCTACATGCGGCAGCGGCGATCGAATTAGCGTTGTCCCGCTAATTGCTACGTTTCCAAACACGACTTCATAGGGGATTGAGCTCAAGCGTCCCCCGCCCCTACTGTTGCAACGACCCACTTGCGGACACTCGGGAGGCTTTGCAACGCCCCCACTTACGGACACTCGTTCAGGTTCACGCCGCAATCTCGGTTAACTGGTATTTACGAGCAACTGACGCTAAGATTGTAGATATTACCGCGATATTGCAGGTTGCTTTGTCAATTTGCGCGATCCTACCGAGCAAATACCGCGAGCTGGTTGACCGATCACTACTAGATCGATCCGAATAAATCCTAATTTATTTAGCTACCGACGAGTATCGACGACGAGTTTTTCTCTCGTTATGCGATCGATACTCGTCGAACTCGTCAATGCCATTGCAACGCGCATTTCGGCTTCGATCAGCTTCAACATGTGGTCGACGCCCTTTTCCCCTGCTGCTGCCAACGCATAGACCCACGCTCGCCCGAGCAACACGCCGTGCGCACCAAGCGCGAGCATTCGAACAACGTCCAGACCAGATCTAACGCCTCCATCGGCCAACACCGTCAACCGATCGCGCACCGCGTCAGCGATCGGCGGCAGCGCTCGAGCCGTCGACGGAACGCCGTCGAGCTGCCGGCCACCGTGATTTGAAACCACGATCCCGTCCGCGCCAAGATCAGCCGCAGCTCGCGCATCCTCGACGTCCAAGATGCCCTTGATGATCAACGGTCCGTCCCAGGTATCTCGAATGAACTCCAGATCTTTCCACGAGACAGTCGGGTCGAAGTTATTTCGCATCCAAGCGAAGAAATCTTCCAACCCGGTATTCTTGCCCAGGACGGGTGCGACGTTGCCTAGTTGATGTGGTCGTCCCCTTATACCGACGTCATAGGCCCAAGCAGGCCGAAGCATCGACTGCACTGCACGTCGGGCGCCACCCATGAAACCCGACGCTCCCGCCAATCCAGAGCGATAGTCGCGATAGCGGGAGCCTGGGACCGGCATGTCCACCGTGAACACCAACGCGGAACACTGGGCTGCTTTTGCCTGAGCTAACAAATCACGCATGAAGCCACGGTCGCGGATCATGTAAAGCTGGAACCAGAAGGGCTGCGACGTGGCAGCGGCAACCTCGTCTATCGGGCATGCTGAAACCGTAGAAAGGCAGAATGGCACGCCTGCCGTCTGCGCAGCACGAGCAGCTTGGACCTCACCCCGGCGCGCGTTCATCCCTGCCAACCCGATCGGCGCCAGGGCGATCGGCAGACGTTGGCTGCGTCCGAACAGCGTCGTCGACAGGTCCAGCGTCGAGACGTCGGTCAGCACGCGCTGTCGCAACGCAATGTCTTCCAGATCAGCGACATTCCGCCGCAACGTGACCTCTGCGTAGCTCCCCCCGTCGATGTACTCGAACAGAAAATGCGGCAGGCGGCGTCGCGCCAGTTCGCGATAATCGATCGCGGAAGCTGCCTTCATGACCGAGCCTGTTCAAAATCATGCGTTGAGGAAGACGGTGCGGACCGAAAAACGCCTCGAATGATACGCGGCCGGATCATTGCAGGTTCACAAATGCGCCGCCATCCACCAGCAACGCCGCGCCGGTGACGTAGCGGGCTAGGTCGGACGCAAGGAACACGATCGGACCTGCGATGTCGTCCGGTTCGCCAAGCCTCCCAAGCGGTATGCGCTGCGCCATCCGCGCGCGCTTCTCCGGATCGGCAAGATCTTCCTTGTTGATGTCGGTGAGGATCGTCCCCGGCAATACCGAGTTACACCGAATACCGTGACGACCAAGCGCGATTGCCGTCGACTGCATCAGCGAATGCACGCCCGCCTTGGTCGGCGTGTAATGGGTCTGATACTCGCCTCCGACGAGCGCGGAGATGGATGACACGGCGACGATGGCACCCCCCTGCCCCTGACGCATCATCTGGTTGGCCGCAGCCTGCACCATGAAATAGGCGCCGTGAAGATTTACGCGCATCGTTCGTTCGAACGTCTCCACGGGCATGTCGAGAAACGCATGGAACGGGCAGATGCCGGCATTGTTGACGAATACATCGACCCGCCCCAGCGCTTCGGCAGCGCGGGTCACGAAGTCGCTCGCGGTCGCCGGGTCGGCTACGTCGCCCGCCACCGCGATAGCCTTGCGCCCCAAGGCGGTAATCGCCGCCACGCACGATGCCGCCTCGTCCTCGCTGCCAAGAAAATTGATCGCAACGTCAGCACCGTGTCGTGCGGCGGCAATCGCGGTCGCCCGTCCGATCCCAGCCGATGCCCCGGTCACGAGTACGGTCTTTCCTACTAGCAGCATCTCTCTTTCCCTAATTCTTCGGTAGCGAGGCGGTCCAGCCAAGGTCGCGGCTGACGGCGTCGGCTGCATCGGATACCGTTTTCGATAGTTCGCCCATTCGCTCGTCGCTCATGTACTGCGCGGCACTCGATACGCTGATCGCCCCGACGATGACGCCCTTCGCATCGCGAACCGGCGCCGCAACGCAGCGGATCTGGTCCTCATTTTCTTCGAGATCGAACGCGCGGCCGGCATCCACATAGCTTCGCATCCGGCTCTCCCACACCGTCCAGTCGGCAGGGTGCGATCCCTCGGCCTGATCGGCATCGAAGCGAGCGCGCCAGTATTTAGGGGGATGATCGAGCATCAGCGCCTTGCCGAGCCCGGTCGATGTCAGCGGCTGTCGATCGCCCACTCGGCTAGAAATGGTTATCCGGCGCCGGCCCGGCATCTTGTCGAGATACAGCGCACGGTCGCCTTCGAGAACACCGAGATGGACGGTGTCCTCGGTCGATGCGGACAGAGCTTCCAGATGGAGTCGGGCAACCTGGATGATGTCAGCCTGGACATGGGCCAACGCGCCGAGTTCGAGCAGCTTCGGTCCAAGCCGATACCCGGCACGCGGCGTGAAGGCGAGATAGCCGCGCTCCACCAGCGCACTCGCCAACCGATGCGTCGTACTCTTGGTCAGCGCCAGACGGTCAGCCAGCTCAGGGAGCCCCAGGACCTCCTGTGCGATCGCCTCGATCACATCGAGACCGCGCATCAGGGTCTGGCTACCCGCCCCGACCGTGGTTTCCTTGTCCGTGTTCGTGAGCGGTTCTGTTGACGCCATGATTTTCATTCCCTAGGATACTATTCCATAATATGGCAATAGGTGCTGCGGTTCTTATAGGGAACAACGCAGAATAAGGGCAGGATGAACCGTGGCGCTACCAAAGATCA
Encoded proteins:
- a CDS encoding TetR/AcrR family transcriptional regulator, encoding MTKAAPTFVPRRGRPTAKQVEAIDNALIATARRHFLENGFDAVAMEAIAFELGVSKTTLYGRFPSKEALFHAIVEDAVARWSAEASEADSELTDDIDQRLRHHVRVIARSHDNPEVQAFQRIIVSTAGRFPELAKSMHDVGSLYIINLIARDIRDAAARDGIPARDPESIATRIVASMTGWYLQQSLIRTVSNAEFDAYGERTVDIIMAARAIW
- a CDS encoding LysR substrate-binding domain-containing protein, producing MDRFFDRANGALALRHDARLLHSKSRPEAWETWSTCNGVALPVRPWQMLEHVYLILQAAAAGLGVAMGWWHMARDEIASGVLAAPIGFVADGSRYLLLSSEAASPRVIRSREALLDWMHRFG
- a CDS encoding LysR family transcriptional regulator, with the translated sequence MQTLAVAEYLNFRHAASAIGVSQSSVSARIKALEETLGILLFERHARGVRLTEAGRHFVERVSVGIDQLDQAVRTASMVARGEHGRLRVGVHALIQGSFLATLIERYREQHSGIEVEIIEGAARENVMRLRADRLDATFVAGSPAFPDCHARRLWSERLLVALPAHHRLADEAGVTWAELANEAFIVRHRGAGQQVHDHIIMRLAGAAVDMSIRRFDVEHITLMTMVAQGYGLSIVGEAKTLLHTSGVIFRPIFDEPETLSCSVVWSPHNRGLGLRNLLELAGRMSSYDQFIIDATAF
- a CDS encoding IS6 family transposase; translation: MPRPRKPASPFRYFNSSPEVIRLVVLMYVRFPLSLRNVEDLLFERGIDICHETVRLWWNRFGPIFASDIRQQRVSRMRGFRHWRWHLDEMYVKLNGEMVYLWRAVDHEGEVLESYVTKARDKAAALTFMRKALKRHGSPDKITTDGLRSYGAAMNELGCRDRQEVGRWANNRVENSHLAFRRRERAMLRFRQMKTLQKFASVHANVHNHFSLERHLIDRQAYRERRSAALAEWQALVS
- a CDS encoding aspartate/glutamate racemase family protein, translating into MKMIGLIGGMSWESSAAYYRIVNEGVRDRLGPTASARCLLWSFNFAEIEDLQHKGDWPGLTTRMVDAARRLEAGGAGVLLICTNTMHRMASDVQAAVSVPLLHIADPTAERIKAAGFRKVGLLGTAFTMEHAFYKGRLTDQHGLDVIIPNEEDRAIVHRIIYEELVAGKVLPSSREDYRAIIARLVENGAEAVILGCTEIMLLIQPEDSQVPIFDTTALHAAAAIELALSR
- the lldD gene encoding FMN-dependent L-lactate dehydrogenase LldD, translated to MKAASAIDYRELARRRLPHFLFEYIDGGSYAEVTLRRNVADLEDIALRQRVLTDVSTLDLSTTLFGRSQRLPIALAPIGLAGMNARRGEVQAARAAQTAGVPFCLSTVSACPIDEVAAATSQPFWFQLYMIRDRGFMRDLLAQAKAAQCSALVFTVDMPVPGSRYRDYRSGLAGASGFMGGARRAVQSMLRPAWAYDVGIRGRPHQLGNVAPVLGKNTGLEDFFAWMRNNFDPTVSWKDLEFIRDTWDGPLIIKGILDVEDARAAADLGADGIVVSNHGGRQLDGVPSTARALPPIADAVRDRLTVLADGGVRSGLDVVRMLALGAHGVLLGRAWVYALAAAGEKGVDHMLKLIEAEMRVAMALTSSTSIDRITREKLVVDTRR
- a CDS encoding SDR family NAD(P)-dependent oxidoreductase encodes the protein MLLVGKTVLVTGASAGIGRATAIAAARHGADVAINFLGSEDEAASCVAAITALGRKAIAVAGDVADPATASDFVTRAAEALGRVDVFVNNAGICPFHAFLDMPVETFERTMRVNLHGAYFMVQAAANQMMRQGQGGAIVAVSSISALVGGEYQTHYTPTKAGVHSLMQSTAIALGRHGIRCNSVLPGTILTDINKEDLADPEKRARMAQRIPLGRLGEPDDIAGPIVFLASDLARYVTGAALLVDGGAFVNLQ
- a CDS encoding IclR family transcriptional regulator, whose translation is MKIMASTEPLTNTDKETTVGAGSQTLMRGLDVIEAIAQEVLGLPELADRLALTKSTTHRLASALVERGYLAFTPRAGYRLGPKLLELGALAHVQADIIQVARLHLEALSASTEDTVHLGVLEGDRALYLDKMPGRRRITISSRVGDRQPLTSTGLGKALMLDHPPKYWRARFDADQAEGSHPADWTVWESRMRSYVDAGRAFDLEENEDQIRCVAAPVRDAKGVIVGAISVSSAAQYMSDERMGELSKTVSDAADAVSRDLGWTASLPKN